The Xanthomonas indica sequence TTCGGTCCGGTGGACCCGGCGGTGTTCCTGGAGGCGCTGGCCGAGAGCGAGGTGGTGCACCAGGAAGGCGACCGCTGGGAATGGATCGCCGACAGCTACCCGGCCAATGCGGTGAGCCTGCGCTCGGTGGCCGACGGCAACTTCGTGGTGGTGGACAAGACCGACGGCAAGCAGCAGATCATCGCCGAGGTGGACTATTCCGCCGCCGCGCTGACCCTGTACGAAGGCGCCATCCACATGGTGCAGAGCACGCCCTACCAGGTGGAGAAGCTGGACTGGGAAGGGCGCAAGGCCTACGTCACCCGCACCCACGTCGACTACTACACCGACAGCATCGACTTCACCAAGCTCAAGGTGCTGGACCGGTTCGACGGCGGCGCGGCCGGCCGCGGCGACGCGCACCACGGCGAGGTGCACGTGGTGCGGCGCGTGGCCGGCTACAAGAAGATCCGCTACTACACCCACGAGAACATCGGCTACGGCCCGGTCAACCTGCCCGACCAGGAACTGCACACCACCGCGGTGTGGTGGCAGTTGCCGCAGGCCACCCTGCTCAAGGCGTTCGGCAGCAAACAGGATGCGCTGGATGGTTTCCTGGGCGCCGCCTATGCGCTGCACGTGGTGGCCACGGTGGCGGTGATGGCCGACGCGCGCGACCTGCAGCAGGCGGTGGGCGACGGCGACGGCGCCTGGTTCGCGGTGGCCGACGCCAAGGGCCGCGGCCAGCTGCGTGGCGGCGACACCGGCGAGCCGGCCAGCATCGAACTGCAGCAGTTCGTGCCCACCGTGTACCTGTACGACAACTTCCCCGGCGGCGTCGGCCTGAGCGAGCCGCTGTATCGGCGCCAGGCCGAGCTGGTGCAGCGCGCGCGCGAACTGGTGCAGGGCTGCGACTGCGTGGCCGGCTGCCCGGCCTGCGTCGGTCCGGTGCTGGCCGCGCAGGAAGCCAGCGCGACCACGCCCCGGGCGCTGGCGCTGCGCGTGCTGCGCTTGCTGCTCGACGGCGAGGACGACGCGGCGCTGGACGCGCACGGTGCGACCACGATCGCCATCGATGCCGATGCCGACGCGCTGCCGGAGTGGAGCGCATGAGCATCAGCCTGGAGCGCCTGCGCGCGCTGCGCCGGCAGGCCGGCGATGCCAGCGCCGAGCGCGCGTCGGCGTCCTCCGGTAGCCGCACCACGACCGACGCGCCCCCCGCGTCACGCGCAGGCGCCGCCGCGGCGACGTCCACACAGGCGCCGATGCAGGCATCGGCAGCGACGCGCGACGGCACATCGCACGCAGCGGTGCCACCGACAGCACGCAGCCAGCCCGTTCCCGCGCGCGGCAGCGGCACCGATACAGCGGTGGCCCCACCCATCGCCATCGCCCCGTTCGACCGCGGTGGCACCGATGTGTCCGCGCTGCGGCGCCTGCTCGGCCTGCGCGAGCGTGCCGTCGCGCCCGCCGCGGCGGCGGCCGCACGCAGGCCGGCCGCGGCACCGGACCGGCATCTTCCCGGCGTGGAGATCGCGCCGGGGCTGCACCTGATCGAGGCGTTCCTGCCGCAGCCGATTCCCGCGACGTCGCTGTCGCTGGCCTTCGCCCGCCGCGAGGACGCGGTGGAGCCCACCGACCTGCTGTTCTTCGATACCGAGACCACCGGCCTGGCCGGCGGTACCGGCACCCGCGCCTTCATGATCGGCGCGGCCGACTGGACCGTGCATCCGGCCGACGGCCCGGGCCTGCGCATCCGCCAGTTGCTGATGGCCACGATGGGCGCGGAGAAGGCGATGCTGGAAGCGTTCCGCGCC is a genomic window containing:
- a CDS encoding ribonuclease H-like domain-containing protein, translating into MSISLERLRALRRQAGDASAERASASSGSRTTTDAPPASRAGAAAATSTQAPMQASAATRDGTSHAAVPPTARSQPVPARGSGTDTAVAPPIAIAPFDRGGTDVSALRRLLGLRERAVAPAAAAAARRPAAAPDRHLPGVEIAPGLHLIEAFLPQPIPATSLSLAFARREDAVEPTDLLFFDTETTGLAGGTGTRAFMIGAADWTVHPADGPGLRIRQLLMATMGAEKAMLEAFRAWLRPGTVLSSYNGRCYDAPLLKTRYRLARCADPLSALDHVDLLHPTRRRYRGTWENCKLATIERQLLRVVREDDLPGSEAPAAWLGYLRGGNARNLRRVAAHNHQDVVTLALLLQRLVAAEAEERALAAASA